The Anaerolineales bacterium genome segment CTCCGGGGGCACGGCGGAGGGGTCTCCGAGACAACCAACCGGTTCCTACGCGAGGGCGCGCTGGCGCCCGCATGTGGATAGCACCATGGACTTCAATACCTTTCTCAACTACCTCGGCACCTGGACCATCGGCAGTTTCGTCGCCATCGATCTGATCGCGGCCACAACGAACGCCTTCAACGGAGCCATACTGGCCCACCGCCGCGATCACCGCAAGGCCTGGACAACGGTCGGGATCATCCTCATCGCCGTCATCGGCGGTATCGGCGGCGGCGTCACCCGCGATGTCCTCCTCAACGACCTGCCCAGCGCCTTGACCAATCCCTTCTATCTCATTCTGTGCTTTCTGGCAGCCATGGCGGCGCTGCGAGTGACTCGGCACCGCAGTCACTCCGAAGTGCGGCGGATATTCGACTTCATGGCGGCCTTTTCCCTTCCCTGGTATGCCATCATCGGCGCGCAGAAAGCATTGGCGGCCGATCTCCCCCTGATCGCTGTCATCCTGATTGGCGTCGTTGGCCCGACCGCCGGGCGCTATTTCATCGACTTGACCTCGGGTGTGACGCCTCAGCAGTTCACCCGCGGCGAGTGGTTCGTCGGGACGGCGGTACTGACGGTTGTCGTCTACATCATCCTCGATGCGCTCGGCCTTACGGTCTGGCCCGCCACCCTGTTGGCCTGGTTGGTGGGATTCAGCTTCCGACAAGCCTCCCTGCACTGGAAGTGGGAGGAGCCGGAACCCTGGCATGAGGAGGTTCGGATGGCAAGTGAGGCAGGACGTTCGGCCGAGCCCAGTGTCTGAGACTCTCTTTCGGTTCCAAGTCTCTTCCGAGGAAAAGAAATGACTGCTCAAGCCAGTGTCATGCCCGCAAGCGGAGAGCCCGCCAACGCGCGGCGAGTTCTTCTTACGCTCGTGATCGTAGCGGCCGTCGCCAATCTTCCGCTGGCGATGGCGAATGTCGCCCTTCCGACGATCGGCGCTTACTTTGACGCCTCCCAGACCCAGCTCAACCTGGTGGCCGTGGCGTATTCGCTCGGCCTGGCGTGTTCCGTCCTGTGGCTAGGCGCGCTCGGTGACCGCTACGGTCGCAAGATGATGGCGATCCTCGGGGTGGCACTTGCCATCCCGGCCGCGCTCGTCAGCGGCTTTGCGCCGACCATCAATGTCCTGATCTTCGGACGTCTGTTCGGCGGGTTCGCCGCCGGCATGGCTTATCCCACGACGCTGGCCCTTATCGCCGCCCTGTGGCCGCCCGGGCCGGGGCGTACGCGCTCGATCGCCATGTGGGCTGCGCTGGGCGGCGCCATTTCGGTTTCTGGACCTCTGCTTGCCGGGATTCTGCTCGAAGTGGCTAGCTGGCCGTGGGTCTTCTTCATCGTCATCCCTCTGGCCGCGCTGGCCTTGTTCATGGCGATGCGCAACATCCCGGCTCACGTCAATGAGGCGACGGAACCGGTCGACAACCTGGGGGGCATTCTCTCGGTCGTGCTCGTTGGCAGCTTCATCCTTTCCATCAACTTCCTACCGGTTCCCGCCTACCAGCAGCTCGCCGTGGGACTCCTGCTCGTGGCGCTCATCGCCGTCGTGCTGTTCGTGGTGCGGCAGCGTCGCGCGGCGAACCCGCTGTTTGAC includes the following:
- a CDS encoding TRIC cation channel family protein, giving the protein MDFNTFLNYLGTWTIGSFVAIDLIAATTNAFNGAILAHRRDHRKAWTTVGIILIAVIGGIGGGVTRDVLLNDLPSALTNPFYLILCFLAAMAALRVTRHRSHSEVRRIFDFMAAFSLPWYAIIGAQKALAADLPLIAVILIGVVGPTAGRYFIDLTSGVTPQQFTRGEWFVGTAVLTVVVYIILDALGLTVWPATLLAWLVGFSFRQASLHWKWEEPEPWHEEVRMASEAGRSAEPSV